The Candidatus Kryptonium sp. genome contains a region encoding:
- the flgK gene encoding flagellar hook-associated protein FlgK: MAGLFGIIETAKKAIHSSRTGMEVTSHNVSNVNTPGYTRQRVNLTSTDALSSNSGMINAGVKITGIKQIRNEFIEGEIRRVSNLLSSYSAEKEILTRIESLLNEPSDVGLGQLLENFFNAFDDLSKNPEDRSIRVSVAQTGRALAQRFNDIFYGLLGIKKDIIADLEAKIKNINQIIEDLGKLNQSAINQHNSGFETNDVRDKINQKLKELSNLADIVVSYDESGSVRVSIGGVTVVERNFVQAIDLKFSDGVVKIVSTQTESELRLNSGEVFVLQNMFNRQVPEIIQRFDELAKNLSKKVNEIHKVGYSIDGTTGLDFFVGTSIGSIQVNKIIIDNPLKISASINKDAGNNQVALAISALRNDGQISGVYNSIVSDIGLKAKISSDNENLHRMILKQLETQRDAFSGVSIDEEMLNMIKFQKMFEASAKVIQTVNEMIDTILSMVR; this comes from the coding sequence ATGGCTGGTCTATTTGGTATAATTGAGACGGCAAAGAAAGCAATACATTCATCAAGAACGGGAATGGAGGTGACAAGCCACAATGTTTCAAATGTCAATACCCCCGGTTATACAAGGCAAAGAGTTAATTTGACATCAACGGATGCGCTAAGTTCAAATAGTGGGATGATAAATGCAGGCGTTAAAATTACTGGGATAAAACAAATACGCAATGAGTTTATTGAAGGGGAAATAAGAAGAGTTTCAAATTTGCTTAGTAGTTATTCGGCTGAAAAGGAAATTCTTACTCGTATTGAATCGCTATTGAATGAACCAAGTGATGTAGGGCTCGGACAGTTATTGGAAAATTTTTTTAATGCGTTTGACGATCTTTCAAAGAACCCAGAAGATAGATCTATAAGGGTTTCAGTTGCGCAAACCGGAAGGGCACTTGCACAGAGGTTTAATGATATTTTCTATGGCTTGCTCGGAATAAAAAAGGATATAATTGCTGATCTTGAGGCAAAGATTAAAAATATAAATCAAATAATTGAGGATCTTGGAAAATTGAATCAATCTGCAATAAATCAACATAATTCTGGTTTTGAGACGAATGATGTTAGGGATAAAATAAATCAAAAATTAAAGGAACTTTCAAACCTGGCTGACATTGTCGTTTCCTATGATGAATCTGGAAGCGTGAGAGTAAGCATAGGTGGTGTCACGGTTGTGGAAAGAAATTTTGTGCAAGCTATTGATTTAAAATTTAGCGATGGGGTTGTGAAAATCGTATCTACTCAAACTGAGAGCGAGCTAAGGTTAAATTCGGGTGAAGTTTTTGTGTTGCAAAACATGTTCAATAGACAGGTTCCAGAGATAATTCAAAGATTTGATGAACTTGCTAAAAACTTGAGCAAGAAAGTAAATGAAATTCACAAGGTCGGATATTCAATTGATGGAACGACGGGGCTTGATTTTTTTGTTGGAACAAGCATCGGAAGCATTCAAGTTAATAAGATCATAATAGACAATCCATTGAAAATTTCTGCATCAATAAATAAAGATGCTGGAAACAATCAAGTCGCTCTCGCAATTTCTGCATTGAGAAATGATGGGCAAATTTCCGGGGTTTACAATTCAATCGTAAGTGACATTGGATTAAAAGCAAAGATAAGTTCAGATAACGAGAATTTACATCGTATGATTTTAAAGCAGCTTGAAACCCAGAGAGACGCATTTTCTGGAGTGTCAATTGATGAAGAGATGCTTAATATGATAAAGTTTCAGAAGATGTTTGAAGCATCTGCTAAAGTCATACAGACGGTTAATGAAATGATTGACACCATTCTTTCAATGGTAAGATAA
- a CDS encoding transglycosylase SLT domain-containing protein, with amino-acid sequence MKVEVKSIHKLSNINVNQNDIRKAKLREAAESFEAVFLNFMLRSMLKVFSDKENSIFDGDNFGGDVLDGIFYLEISKHIAKNGKFGIAELIYDHFSKMDSVDFKINQPEENKKIEIKRENNKVEFENKQKKKLINRYGESLIDKINRFSDLIKKASKELDVPEELIKAVIAVESAGNVFAVSPKGAKGLMQLMDSTAEFVGVKNIWHPAENIYGGVKYLRHLLEKFNGDVKLALAGYNAGPENVEKYRGIPPFPETIEYVSKVMRYMKIFEQNKNLSSNEE; translated from the coding sequence ATGAAAGTTGAAGTGAAAAGCATTCATAAATTATCAAATATAAATGTAAACCAAAACGACATAAGGAAAGCGAAGTTAAGAGAAGCAGCTGAGAGTTTTGAGGCAGTTTTTTTGAATTTTATGCTTAGGTCAATGTTAAAAGTTTTTTCGGATAAAGAAAACTCTATTTTTGATGGTGACAATTTTGGGGGAGATGTGCTTGATGGTATTTTCTATCTTGAAATTTCAAAGCATATCGCAAAGAATGGGAAATTCGGGATAGCGGAGTTAATATATGATCACTTTTCAAAAATGGATTCGGTTGACTTTAAAATAAATCAGCCAGAAGAAAATAAAAAAATTGAAATTAAGCGGGAAAATAACAAGGTTGAATTTGAAAACAAGCAAAAGAAGAAACTGATCAATAGATATGGGGAATCTTTAATAGATAAGATAAACAGGTTCAGCGACCTAATTAAGAAAGCATCTAAGGAATTGGATGTCCCAGAAGAGTTGATAAAAGCAGTAATAGCCGTTGAATCAGCTGGAAATGTCTTTGCTGTTTCACCTAAAGGAGCAAAAGGGTTGATGCAGCTTATGGACTCTACTGCTGAGTTTGTTGGTGTGAAGAACATTTGGCATCCTGCCGAAAATATATATGGTGGCGTTAAATATCTGCGCCATCTTCTTGAAAAATTCAATGGAGATGTAAAATTAGCTTTAGCTGGATACAACGCCGGACCCGAAAATGTTGAGAAATACAGAGGAATTCCGCCATTCCCAGAAACAATTGAATATGTTAGCAAAGTGATGAGATATATGAAAATTTTTGAACAAAATAAAAATTTGAGTTCTAATGAAGAGTGA
- a CDS encoding flagellar basal body P-ring protein FlgI: MRALILVFLIFQSLSFGTRIKDIAYIKGSGGYQVIGYGLVVGLNGTGDSRRASFTIQSVVSMLRRFGITVTDENLRTRNVAAVMVTATIPSFAKEGTTVDVIVSSIGDATSLHGGSLLMTPLIGQDGLVYAVAQGPLSVGGFDVRTATGTEYRRNITTTGRIPNGAIVERAVSTGFFKSNYKIEIVLRQPDFTTAKRIADAVNSKFNSSIAFAVDASEVVVNVPDEFKADDKIVDFISQIESIEIKPDAIAKVVINERTGTIVVGENVTISPVAISHGAIHIEIQAVPVISQPAPFSRGQTVVTQLTTINVYQDSTIVTAIEGAATVQDIARALNALKVLPRDIIAIFQALKEAGALKAELIIM; encoded by the coding sequence ATGAGAGCGCTAATTTTAGTTTTTCTTATCTTTCAAAGTTTGAGCTTCGGAACGAGAATAAAAGATATTGCTTATATCAAAGGTTCAGGAGGTTATCAAGTTATTGGTTATGGACTCGTGGTTGGATTAAATGGGACGGGCGATTCAAGAAGGGCGAGCTTTACAATTCAATCTGTTGTAAGTATGTTGAGAAGATTTGGTATAACTGTTACAGATGAAAATTTGAGAACCAGAAATGTTGCAGCGGTGATGGTTACCGCGACAATACCATCTTTTGCAAAGGAAGGAACAACAGTTGATGTAATTGTTTCTTCAATTGGTGATGCAACAAGTCTGCATGGTGGAAGTTTGCTTATGACTCCTTTGATTGGTCAAGATGGTTTGGTATATGCTGTCGCTCAAGGTCCTCTTTCAGTAGGTGGTTTTGATGTGAGAACAGCGACTGGAACAGAATACAGAAGAAATATCACGACAACAGGGCGAATTCCGAATGGTGCGATAGTTGAAAGAGCCGTTTCCACAGGTTTCTTTAAGTCAAATTATAAAATTGAGATAGTCCTTCGCCAACCTGATTTCACAACTGCGAAAAGGATCGCTGATGCTGTGAACTCAAAATTTAACTCAAGCATAGCTTTTGCAGTTGATGCCTCCGAAGTTGTGGTTAATGTTCCAGATGAATTTAAAGCAGATGATAAAATCGTTGATTTCATTTCTCAAATTGAGAGCATAGAAATTAAACCTGATGCAATTGCGAAAGTTGTGATAAATGAAAGAACAGGAACGATAGTCGTTGGTGAGAATGTCACAATTTCACCAGTTGCTATCTCACATGGGGCGATTCATATAGAAATTCAAGCAGTTCCTGTCATCTCACAACCTGCCCCATTTTCTCGTGGTCAAACAGTTGTAACGCAATTAACGACAATAAATGTCTATCAAGATTCAACAATTGTAACAGCAATTGAAGGAGCAGCAACTGTGCAAGACATCGCAAGGGCTTTGAATGCTCTGAAAGTTTTGCCGAGAGATATAATTGCTATATTCCAAGCGCTCAAGGAAGCTGGGGCTTTAAAGGCTGAATTGATAATTATGTAG
- a CDS encoding flagellin has protein sequence MRITELAVIKNLIENINGARERIIRTQLKIATGKNVNVVSDNPYIANSIMNLRSMINRNEQFQKNISDAIDFLTATADALDNFIDTLIDIKSLLVEISNSARQPDYNTYASRLNELFGQLLDSVNTKFREKYIFNGTKTNVKPFEYFESTDFLNVDLSDEAIKFEVNYGVYEKINFTVSELFGGREIFDLVLQIKNSLKSQKKPDDSVLQRFNELFDFIVSQASSVGAVMNRFRLLQKQIEKQNIILKELLSIRQDADMAQQAIDLQRDQLILESAYAIAGKIVPKTIIDYLR, from the coding sequence ATGAGAATCACTGAGCTAGCGGTTATAAAAAATTTAATTGAAAACATAAATGGAGCAAGGGAAAGGATTATCAGAACTCAGCTAAAAATCGCAACTGGGAAAAATGTAAATGTGGTTTCTGATAATCCGTATATCGCAAACTCAATAATGAATTTGCGTAGCATGATAAATAGAAATGAACAATTTCAGAAAAATATAAGTGATGCGATTGATTTTTTAACCGCGACCGCTGATGCGCTTGATAACTTCATAGATACATTGATTGATATTAAATCTCTTCTTGTTGAAATTTCAAATTCAGCTCGTCAACCGGATTATAACACATATGCATCCAGATTGAACGAACTTTTTGGTCAATTACTTGATTCTGTGAACACAAAATTTAGAGAAAAATATATTTTCAACGGGACGAAGACAAATGTCAAGCCCTTTGAGTATTTTGAAAGCACGGATTTTTTGAATGTTGATTTATCAGATGAAGCGATAAAGTTTGAGGTTAACTATGGAGTTTATGAAAAGATCAATTTCACTGTTTCAGAACTATTTGGAGGACGAGAGATCTTTGATTTGGTGCTTCAGATCAAAAATTCACTTAAAAGCCAGAAAAAACCCGATGATTCAGTTTTACAGAGATTCAATGAGCTTTTTGACTTCATAGTAAGTCAAGCGTCAAGCGTTGGAGCTGTAATGAATAGATTTAGATTGTTGCAAAAGCAAATTGAAAAGCAAAACATAATTTTGAAAGAACTCTTATCCATACGTCAGGACGCGGATATGGCACAACAGGCAATAGATTTACAGAGGGATCAATTAATTCTTGAATCAGCTTATGCGATCGCTGGAAAAATAGTCCCTAAAACAATAATTGATTATCTCCGATGA
- a CDS encoding flagellar protein FlgN: MKSEEIKSLLFEFREKLKLLKSILIQKQTAILEFDYEMLEDIIESEELLLKEIASIRGKFDFSGDTLKVFIETDVQLKSLRDEVDQEIEIIKRLNNEVRYLITHSLLFVRKLLDLYHGQNKINTRI; the protein is encoded by the coding sequence ATGAAGAGTGAAGAAATCAAGTCGTTGTTATTTGAGTTTAGAGAAAAGTTAAAACTTCTTAAATCAATCCTAATTCAAAAGCAGACAGCGATACTTGAATTTGATTACGAAATGCTTGAGGATATCATTGAAAGTGAGGAACTTTTGCTTAAGGAGATCGCATCAATTCGTGGAAAATTTGATTTTAGCGGTGATACTTTAAAGGTATTTATTGAAACCGATGTCCAATTAAAATCTTTGAGAGATGAGGTTGATCAAGAAATTGAAATTATCAAAAGATTGAACAACGAGGTGAGATATTTAATTACTCATTCTCTTCTCTTCGTGAGAAAGCTGCTTGATTTATATCATGGGCAAAATAAAATAAACACAAGGATCTGA